TGAAGCACTTGTTGAGAAAATTTAACAAAATTTTGGATTATTGTTTTAATTATTTTGAAGATACTTCACTAACCTTCGATAATAAAAGAGTTGTAATCCATGATAATGAATATCTTTTATGCAGGGCCGTCGTTCCTGATGTAGCTGAAATGCTACATTTGCAAAAGATGGTTTATACTGATGACAATTCTTGGGATGCGGAAGTTTTTGAGAGTGAACTACGTAATGAGAAAAGTAAGTTGTACTTAATAATGCGACAAAACGACCAACTTGTGGCATTCATTGGTGCCTCATTCAATCAGAAAACCAGAGATGTTCATATCTCGAATGTTGCGGTACACCCAGATTTTCAAAGTCGAGGTCTAGGACAGTTTTTAATTGAAACAATGATTAATTGTGCAACGTTCAATGAATATGTATCACTTTCTCTTGAAACCCGGTTGAGCAACGTGCGTGCTCAAAAACTTTATAGTACAATTGGTTTTAAAAATATTGGTTTAAAGAAATCATATTATCAGTCTAATCATGAAGATGCTGTAGATATGCGATTATCAATAAAGAATGAGAAGGAAACAGTTAATGAGTAGTCAAAAAAGAGAGTTGATTTTAGCTTTTGAATCAAGTTGTGACGAAACGAGTGTTGCAGTTATTGAGAACGGAAATAAAATTTTGTCGAACATCGTTGCAACACAAATTAAAAGCCATAAAAGATTTGGAGGAGTTGTACCAGAAGTTGCCAGCAGACACCATATCGAACAGGTCACAATGTGTTTAGAGGATGCAATGGCAAAAGCAAATGTAACTTATGATGAACTCTCTGCAGTGGCAGTTACTTATGGTCCTGGGCTAGTTGGAGCATTACTTGTGGGTGTGGCTTGTGCTAAAGTAGTTGCATTTTCACATGATTTGCCTCTAATACCGGTTAACCATATGGCAGGACATATTTATGCTGCGAGATTTACAAATGAGATTAAATTTCCAGCAATGGCATTGCTTGTATCTGGTGGACATACTGAGTTAGTTTATCTTCCTAAAGAAAATGTGTATCAGATTATTGGTGAAACACGTGATGACGCGGCAGGTGAGGCTTACGATAAAATTGGTCGAGTTTTGGGGTTAACATATCCCGCTGGAAAACAGATTGATGAGATGGCTCATAGAGGTAGTGATACATTTTCATTTCCGCGGGCAATGTTCAAGGAAGATAACTTCGATTTTAGTTTCAGTGGACTTAAGAGTGCATTTATAAATAAAGTTCATCACGCTGATCAAGTTGGAGAAAAACTCAATGCTGATGATTTAGCAGCAAGCTTTCAACAAAGTGTAATTGATGTACTCTTGCACAGGACCGAGCATGCGCTTAATTCATTTTCAATTAAACAACTGATTTTAGCGGGCGGTGTTGCAGCTAATCAGGGACTTAGAGATGGCTTGGATCAATTATTAAGCAGGCATTCTGACGTCGAATTACTTAAAGCACCGTTAAAGTTATGCGGTGACAATGCTGCAATGATTGGCGCAGCCGGTTATGTTGCGTGGAAAAATGGTGAAGTCGCAGATTTGGCATTAAATGCAGATCCTAGTCTAGAGTTTGAATGGATTGAAAAATAGAGATAGGAATATAAGAAAAAGAGCTATTAAAATAAGAGATTACGAGTGAATGATTAAGGGCTAAATCAGAAATTAAATTTTGATTTAGCCTTTTTGCTTTTAAAAGTAGAATATTAAGTAATAGTTTTAGATAATCTACCAAGACAGCGTGATATAGGTCGGAAAAATTTGAGTTCTAATTCGAAGTTAGACGGAGAGTTTTGACTTATGGAACACGTTTATTTGTGATAATTAGGAGAACTGAATCAACATTTTTATTTTTATATCTTTATCTCAGTCGATTTTTTATGGTGCCAAGATTTTCCAAGCTTGCTATATTGCATTTTTAATGTAGGACATTGTTAAAATACAAATAAAAAAAGAAGTCAGGTCAAAGTCTAACTTTTGATCTGACATCTAATTCGCAATATAACATTAATCAAATTTTTCAAGTTCCATACTTTTTTCTTCCCAAGAATCCTCTAAGTCAGAGATTTTATCTTGGGTCTTTTTTAGTGATTCTTGTAATTCAGTGCTCTTTTGAAGATTAGAGTACACTTCAGGAAGTGTCATTTGATTTTGAATCTCTTCTTCTTTAGCATTAAGCTGTTCAAGTTGGTTCTCGATATCTTCAACTTCACGACGTAACTTTCTTTCTTGCCGCTGTTGTTCTTTAGTAAGTTGATAACTATTTTTTTCAGGTTGCTTGGACACTATTTCGCCAGTTTGCTTATTTTCTTCTTGTGCAAGCAAGAGTTGTTCTTCTTTTTTGTCGACATAGTAATCGTAATCACCTAAGTAAAGCTGACTGCCATTTTTGGATATTTCAAGGACACTGGTTGCGACTTTGTTGATGAAATAACGGTCATGTGAGATGAAGAGAACAGTTCCATTATAGTTCAAAAGTGCCTCTTCCAGTACTTCTTTACTATCAATGTCTAGGTGGTTAGTAGGTTCATCAAAAATTAGAAAATTGTCATGGTTAAATGCTAGTTTGGTCAGCAATAAGCGAGCTTTTTCACCACCTGAAAGATTGTGAACGACTTTCTTAACATCATCCCCAGAGAATAGAAAGCTTCCTAGAATAGATCTAATATCTTTTTCAGGAGTAGTAGGATGGTCGTCCCACAACTCGTTCAATACAGTCTTGTTAGCATGTAGATTCTTTAATTCTTGATCGTAGTATCCGGTATCAACATTTGTTCCAAATGAATATTCGCCACTGATTAGAGGAATTTTATTAAGGATACTTTTTAATAGGGTCGACTTACCAATACCATTACTACCTACAATTGCCATCATTTGATGCTTCCGCAGATCAATATTAATTGGACCTGATATTGGTTTATCATCATGACCAATGAAAGCATTGGCGACACTTAGGACAATATTGCCACTTTGTCTTTCTGCTGTAAATTGAAAATGTGGTTCTTGTTGACCATCTGTGGGTCGCTCTAGGCGATTGATTTTTTCAAGTTGTTTCCGGCGACTTTGTGCTCGTTTTGTTGTTGATGCACGTACA
Above is a window of Liquorilactobacillus hordei DSM 19519 DNA encoding:
- the rimI gene encoding ribosomal protein S18-alanine N-acetyltransferase, producing the protein MKHLLRKFNKILDYCFNYFEDTSLTFDNKRVVIHDNEYLLCRAVVPDVAEMLHLQKMVYTDDNSWDAEVFESELRNEKSKLYLIMRQNDQLVAFIGASFNQKTRDVHISNVAVHPDFQSRGLGQFLIETMINCATFNEYVSLSLETRLSNVRAQKLYSTIGFKNIGLKKSYYQSNHEDAVDMRLSIKNEKETVNE
- the tsaD gene encoding tRNA (adenosine(37)-N6)-threonylcarbamoyltransferase complex transferase subunit TsaD; protein product: MSSQKRELILAFESSCDETSVAVIENGNKILSNIVATQIKSHKRFGGVVPEVASRHHIEQVTMCLEDAMAKANVTYDELSAVAVTYGPGLVGALLVGVACAKVVAFSHDLPLIPVNHMAGHIYAARFTNEIKFPAMALLVSGGHTELVYLPKENVYQIIGETRDDAAGEAYDKIGRVLGLTYPAGKQIDEMAHRGSDTFSFPRAMFKEDNFDFSFSGLKSAFINKVHHADQVGEKLNADDLAASFQQSVIDVLLHRTEHALNSFSIKQLILAGGVAANQGLRDGLDQLLSRHSDVELLKAPLKLCGDNAAMIGAAGYVAWKNGEVADLALNADPSLEFEWIEK
- the abc-f gene encoding ribosomal protection-like ABC-F family protein, which encodes MILLQVQNVERLFGSDVLFERVNLDVQENSRIALVGRNGVGKSTLIKMIVGLQSPDNGQITKNKNMTIGYLAQDNGLNSSNSIYAEMLTVFNDLKKMEIKMHELENEIATFDHLTQSQTKYDTLLSSYDQLTHNFKEANGYGYESEIRAVLHGFRFYEEDFSTIIGTLSGGQKTRLALAKLLLEKNDLLILDEPTNHLDIETLSWLEGYLQSYSGALLIISHDRYFLDKISKEVYELTSSGTDHYQGNYSFYIQEKAKRFQQKMKQYEKQQEEIEKLEDFVARNIVRASTTKRAQSRRKQLEKINRLERPTDGQQEPHFQFTAERQSGNIVLSVANAFIGHDDKPISGPINIDLRKHQMMAIVGSNGIGKSTLLKSILNKIPLISGEYSFGTNVDTGYYDQELKNLHANKTVLNELWDDHPTTPEKDIRSILGSFLFSGDDVKKVVHNLSGGEKARLLLTKLAFNHDNFLIFDEPTNHLDIDSKEVLEEALLNYNGTVLFISHDRYFINKVATSVLEISKNGSQLYLGDYDYYVDKKEEQLLLAQEENKQTGEIVSKQPEKNSYQLTKEQQRQERKLRREVEDIENQLEQLNAKEEEIQNQMTLPEVYSNLQKSTELQESLKKTQDKISDLEDSWEEKSMELEKFD